From the genome of Solanum lycopersicum chromosome 12, SLM_r2.1:
ACGCTTCATCTTTTCCAACTTCCATGAGTTGGTCACAGTACGCTCTTAGGTGTGCCATGGGGTTGCCCACCCCTCCGAAGGTATCAAACTTCGGGATCTTGAACCCTTCAGGCAGGTTCAAGTATGGGTGGATGCATAGTTCTGTGTAGCTTAACCCGGCGACGTCTGGAGTGCATTGCAATTCTTTCATTGCCCTTTTGATCTCCTCCTTTATGTCTACCTTCGCTTCTTCCCTCACccttcactctctttcttgcTCCTCATAATGGTCCAACTCGGAGCCGTGCACCTCATGCTCGGCCGGGACAGGGACTTGAAAAGTGGTTCTTTTGGGGAGGGGTGGGGCTATGGATGGGCTTAGGACGTTCTGTGCGGTTTGATAGTTTTGCGGATAATTTTGGGGATTGGTATTTTGGGTTAAGTGGGGGTGCGGTGTTTGGGTATTGAAGGCGGTGGGATTTTGGGTTTGATTTTGGGGTAGTGGGGCTGTTTGAGTATTTTGGGGGTGTGGTGGCATTTGTGGAGGATTGTTTGGAAGTGGTGAGGGAGTTTGATAGGAGACTGACGCATATTGGGGGTTTTGGGCTGTTATATCTACCCCAGATGGGTTGTGCACGGGTGTCGATAGACGGTGCTGAGTAGGATCCGAGTTGGACGAGAGGAAGTATGTAGGAGGTCTCGCGTCGAGAAAGTTGGGGCCAAACCCGGGCGGAGGAGTGTCTTGCCTCCGTTGCATCGCTACCCTCATGTCAGCTATTTGTTGCATCAGCTGCGCAATAAGCTCATTCTGCTCTGCCGCGGTGAGCTGAGCCACCACGACATCTGTGAGGCTGACTTGTTCATTATTGTCTCCCATGTCTGTATTTGCGTTTGGTccggggaaggaatctgcgggaccttttgatctggtgaagtaggggtgatctgccagctttatcgacacagatcagtaagaGGTACCTGAGAggtgaaacaactcaaaggcaaatttgttagCGCATATTTgagtacaaaatacataatatcGCACAGAAAACAGATTAAACACATAAGtcgctttgtttgaggatatcttaaccCACGAATAAGGACGGAAATATATTCTGAACAAacaggaatttgtttgtttagcGCTATCTCGGGAAAGctgaatcacgttgagctatggtCTTCTTGCAGCTGTCGTGCGATGCCCGTTGATCTTATCTTCGTATCTCCGAGACAtggaggagaatgaaaattttctgtGATAGGGGTCGGGCCgggaaggctgcctacgtatctcacggggaaaattcaggcccaacgtagttcggattttaggatgaaaaattttcattcattctttcgttgtgattacaagggaattgaaaaacaacattgaaatttctAGAAGACAACATTTGGCGATTTCTTGTCTTGTGGCTGcatcatttctttcctttcagACGGTcggaaatggaggcttgtagacgatttTTTCATCATCGTCCTCCTCAATTACTTCACAGCCGGGGTCACTGTTATATGCTCCCTGATCGCGGGCGAGGTATTTTCCGCCCTTTAAGTTGCTATGGGTCGCCAATTCCTCGTCGAGTGCCGCACTTCTGGCCGGCAACACGGCAGTCTCAATATCTATCTTCGCTTCTCTCGCCTTTCCTTCGTGTATCTCCAAACGAAGCAAGTTCAACCTTTTCCTTAGTCTTTCGGTTTCCATCTCAACctccttctttcttttcatcTGCGACGCCAGATCTTCATCCAAAGTCGTGACCGCAGCTTTGTAGATTGTCGTGGTCATGTCTACCTTAAGCCCTTCCTCTTTAATCTTCTGAATTTCTCGAGTGACTTGCTCGATTTTTCTTCGCACTTCCTCCTCAGTGAGCTCCGTCTGGATGTTCTTGCCTTTGTCCATAGCGGTGATTCACCTTTCCTGAGACGATAGAGCGGTATTTAGGATTTGTGGTATGGGAGATGGattttgagtgagaaacttgagacttgggaattttggtcggacatttATAATAGTGGCTTCTGTATATTCTTTGGAATTTTGGCTATACTTATAAATCATAGCTTGCCTCTCCAGTACATGGTCTCAGCTATGTCTGTTCCTCCAGATCTCCTCTTATCAATTTCCTCTGGAGCTTCACATACTACATGTAATAGCCgattaacatattaaaaaaatactaaaattccTATTTTCCCATAAATCTAATCTGACGGATACATTATTAAATTAGAatcctaactaattaaatataacACCTAAATTTACTCTTTATTTTCCCCAAATAAAGTAGAATACTAACCAATTAAGTCTTACCCCTAATTTTGACTCTTTATTTTTCCCCAAATAACAAAACCTATTTACTCCACTCACAAAATTAATgcatcaaatcaaaatttgtgCTCTCTGTTCGTCCGCCATTTTCATCCAAGATTCTTGAAAGTTATGTGTTCTTCTTCGATTTCTCTTTtcattcttctatttttctaataatgCATGGGTCATTCGTCATTTAGTATTGGGATTACTCAAATAATCACTTCAAACTCTAAACAAATCTATATTTTTGAAGATCGGAAATTGGTTGAAAACAAGTCTAAGAGCTTGCATAATTTTCTAACAATGGATATTCAAAGTTCGATGCAAAGCGGATACATACTGAATCCAACCTCTTGCTTCTTTATTTCTATAAACAGTTTCACACCCATATCATTCCTAATTATCATCGAAAAAGAATTGCCTTCTACAATATATcggataataatatttttttttcaat
Proteins encoded in this window:
- the LOC138340519 gene encoding uncharacterized protein, whose protein sequence is MDKGKNIQTELTEEEVRRKIEQVTREIQKIKEEGLKVDMTTTIYKAAVTTLDEDLASQMKRKKEVEMETERLRKRLNLLRLEIHEGKAREAKIDIETAVLPARSAALDEELATHSNLKGGKYLARDQGAYNSDPGCEVIEEDDDEKIVYKPPFPTV
- the LOC138340518 gene encoding uncharacterized protein, producing MGDNNEQVSLTDVVVAQLTAAEQNELIAQLMQQIADMRVAMQRRQDTPPPGFGPNFLDARPPTYFLSSNSDPTQHRLSTPVHNPSGVDITAQNPQYASVSYQTPSPLPNNPPQMPPHPQNTQTAPLPQNQTQNPTAFNTQTPHPHLTQNTNPQNYPQNYQTAQNVLSPSIAPPLPKRTTFQVPVPAEHEVHGSELDHYEEQERE